A stretch of the Streptomyces sp. NBC_00078 genome encodes the following:
- a CDS encoding DUF5107 domain-containing protein gives MVIVTTIRREVLTLPAAQAGPDNPLPPLRMLHEVHRIEDRDRDELPRDMARQVGLAPLRSLLPVRVRDGYGRAREPREIDALVIENDRLRATVLPGLGGRVASLLHKPTGRELLYRNPVFQPANFALNGAWYSGGIEWNIGATGHTALSCSPLHAARVPAPDGGEMLRLWEWERLRDLPFQVDLWLPEHSDFLYVGVRIRNPHERAVPAYWWSNTAVPEERRVLAPAQEAWHFGYERRLRRVPVPSYEGIDRTYPLNSPYAADYFYELPNGRRRWIAALDADGHGLVQTSTDVLRGRKLFVWGTGSGGRRWQEWLTEPGTGGYCEIQAGLARTQLEHVLMDAASEVSWLEAYGPLESPRAGEWDTVVGEAETRLETALPRADVDAAHAAWKPHADTDPGDILATGSGWGALEVLRGDWKLPGTPFDEGTLGEAQKPWLQLLRAGTLPEQRRVRPPGETLVAPHWRDMLETAPATPLTEYHLGVAQWHAGDRAQAVRSWERALELAPSLWPLLRCLAVADQEAGNHERAADRYADAFDDLCHERRDNGESWTAATAALGREAIEALLAVRRTAQARGILERLHPAIREHGRFRLIDVRLLLAEDRPDEARAVFSAGFEVADLREGAEDIGSLWARLTDEPLPPHFDFRMRPPES, from the coding sequence ATGGTGATCGTGACGACCATCCGACGTGAGGTACTCACCCTGCCCGCCGCGCAGGCGGGTCCGGACAACCCGCTGCCGCCGTTGCGGATGCTCCACGAGGTGCACCGCATCGAGGACCGGGACCGGGACGAGCTGCCGCGGGACATGGCCCGGCAGGTCGGCCTCGCACCACTGCGCAGCCTGCTGCCGGTGCGCGTGCGGGACGGATACGGGCGGGCGCGCGAACCCCGGGAGATCGACGCCCTGGTGATCGAGAACGACCGGCTGCGCGCGACCGTACTGCCCGGACTCGGAGGCCGTGTCGCCTCTCTGCTGCACAAGCCGACCGGCCGCGAACTCCTTTACCGCAACCCGGTGTTCCAGCCCGCCAACTTCGCCCTCAACGGCGCCTGGTACTCCGGCGGCATCGAATGGAACATCGGCGCCACCGGCCACACCGCCCTCTCCTGCTCCCCCCTGCACGCGGCCCGCGTCCCCGCCCCCGACGGCGGCGAGATGCTCCGCCTGTGGGAGTGGGAACGCCTGCGCGACCTGCCTTTCCAGGTCGACCTCTGGCTGCCGGAGCACTCCGACTTCCTGTACGTCGGTGTCCGCATCCGCAATCCGCACGAGCGGGCCGTGCCGGCCTACTGGTGGTCCAACACCGCCGTGCCGGAGGAACGCCGGGTGCTGGCGCCGGCGCAGGAGGCCTGGCACTTCGGATACGAGCGGCGCCTGCGCCGGGTGCCCGTGCCGTCGTACGAGGGAATCGACCGCACCTACCCGCTCAACAGCCCTTACGCCGCCGACTACTTCTACGAGCTGCCGAACGGCCGGCGCCGCTGGATCGCCGCCCTCGACGCCGACGGCCACGGACTGGTGCAGACGTCCACCGACGTGCTGCGCGGCCGGAAGCTGTTCGTGTGGGGGACCGGCAGCGGCGGCCGGCGCTGGCAGGAGTGGCTCACCGAGCCGGGCACCGGCGGGTACTGCGAGATCCAGGCCGGGCTCGCGCGCACACAGCTGGAGCACGTGCTGATGGACGCGGCGAGCGAGGTGAGCTGGCTGGAGGCGTACGGCCCGTTGGAGTCACCGCGGGCAGGGGAGTGGGACACCGTGGTGGGTGAGGCGGAGACACGGCTGGAGACCGCGCTCCCGCGTGCCGACGTCGACGCCGCCCACGCCGCCTGGAAGCCGCACGCGGACACCGACCCGGGCGACATCCTCGCCACCGGTTCCGGCTGGGGCGCACTCGAAGTACTGCGTGGCGACTGGAAGTTGCCCGGCACCCCCTTCGACGAGGGCACGCTCGGCGAGGCCCAGAAGCCCTGGCTGCAGCTGCTGCGCGCGGGCACCCTCCCGGAGCAGCGCCGGGTGCGGCCGCCCGGCGAGACACTGGTCGCGCCGCACTGGCGGGACATGCTGGAGACCGCTCCCGCGACCCCGCTGACCGAGTACCACCTGGGCGTCGCCCAGTGGCACGCCGGCGACCGGGCGCAGGCGGTGCGCAGTTGGGAGCGGGCCCTCGAACTCGCCCCGTCTCTCTGGCCGTTGCTCCGCTGTCTCGCCGTCGCCGACCAGGAGGCCGGCAACCACGAGCGGGCCGCGGACCGGTACGCCGACGCCTTCGACGACCTGTGCCACGAGCGGCGCGACAACGGGGAGTCGTGGACGGCGGCCACGGCCGCGCTGGGCCGCGAGGCCATCGAGGCGCTGCTCGCCGTGCGCCGCACGGCTCAGGCGCGCGGCATCCTGGAGCGGCTGCACCCGGCGATCCGGGAGCACGGCCGGTTCCGGCTGATCGACGTGCGGCTGCTGCTCGCGGAGGACCGGCCCGACGAGGCGCGGGCCGTCTTCTCCGCGGGCTTCGAGGTCGCCGACCTGCGCGAGGGCGCGGAGGACATCGGCAGCCTGTGGGCGAGGCTCACCGACGAGCCGCTCCCGCCGCACTTCGACTTCCGGATGCGGCCACCGGAGTCCTGA
- a CDS encoding FAD-dependent oxidoreductase encodes MSRPRIVIVGAGFAGYRTARTLSRLVRHKADITLLNPTDYFLYLPLLPQVAAGILEPRRVTVSLSGTLPHVRLVLGEADGVDLGGRSVHYTDPEGGGGTLAYDRLVLAVGSVNKLLPIPGVAEHAHGFRGLPEALYLRDHVTRQVELAAADDDPKSCAERCTFVVVGAGYTGTEVAAQGRRYTDAQVRRRPLPGGVRPRWLLLDTAPRVLPELDERLSRTADRVLRQRGVEVRMGTSVKEATHNGVLLTDGEFVDSRTLVWCVGVRPDPLVESTGQPLERGRLLVDPHLQLPGRPEVFACGDAAAVPDLNDPGKYTPMTAQHAWRHGTVVAHNVAASLGTGERRVYRHRDLGFVVDLGGAQAAANPLGIPLPGPLAAAVARGYHLAAMPGNRVRVAADWLLDSVLPRQAVQLGLVRSWSVPLDTASPELARMPGGPQAEAEARSGPGAATAQDIETDSADPEAPKTQPGDEPARNRPASGAAKDLPASGAVRNQPVHGTAQNQPASGPVENPPGGGAVEATGPVKRPDTPAEGDS; translated from the coding sequence GTGAGTCGACCCCGCATCGTGATCGTCGGTGCCGGCTTCGCCGGCTACAGGACCGCCCGCACCCTGTCCCGGCTGGTCCGGCACAAGGCCGACATCACCCTGCTGAACCCCACCGACTACTTCCTGTATCTGCCCCTGCTGCCCCAGGTCGCCGCCGGCATCCTGGAACCTCGCCGGGTGACCGTCTCCCTGTCCGGCACCCTGCCGCACGTACGGCTGGTGCTCGGCGAGGCCGACGGCGTCGATCTCGGCGGGCGGAGCGTGCACTACACCGACCCCGAGGGCGGCGGCGGCACGCTCGCCTACGACCGGCTGGTGCTCGCCGTCGGCAGCGTCAACAAGCTGCTGCCCATCCCCGGGGTCGCCGAGCACGCGCACGGTTTCCGGGGGCTGCCCGAGGCGCTGTACCTGCGCGACCACGTCACCCGGCAGGTGGAACTCGCCGCCGCCGACGACGACCCGAAGAGCTGCGCCGAGCGGTGCACGTTCGTGGTGGTCGGCGCCGGATACACGGGGACCGAGGTCGCCGCGCAGGGCCGGCGGTACACGGACGCACAGGTCCGCAGGCGCCCGCTGCCAGGCGGTGTGCGGCCGCGCTGGCTGCTGCTCGACACCGCGCCGCGCGTCCTGCCCGAGCTGGACGAAAGGCTCTCGCGCACCGCGGACCGGGTGCTGCGGCAGAGGGGAGTCGAGGTGCGCATGGGGACCTCCGTAAAGGAGGCCACGCACAACGGAGTCCTGCTGACCGACGGCGAGTTCGTGGACAGCCGCACCCTCGTGTGGTGCGTCGGCGTACGGCCGGACCCGCTCGTCGAGAGCACCGGGCAGCCGCTGGAACGCGGCCGGCTTCTCGTCGACCCGCACCTCCAGCTACCGGGCCGCCCCGAGGTGTTCGCGTGCGGTGACGCGGCCGCGGTGCCGGATCTGAACGACCCCGGAAAGTACACCCCGATGACCGCGCAGCACGCCTGGCGGCACGGCACGGTCGTGGCCCACAACGTGGCCGCGTCCCTCGGCACCGGCGAGCGGCGCGTCTACCGCCACCGCGACCTCGGATTCGTCGTGGATCTGGGCGGCGCCCAGGCCGCCGCCAACCCGCTCGGGATCCCCCTGCCCGGCCCGCTGGCCGCCGCGGTCGCCCGCGGCTACCACCTCGCGGCGATGCCCGGCAACCGCGTCCGGGTCGCCGCCGACTGGCTCCTGGATTCCGTACTGCCGCGCCAGGCCGTCCAGCTGGGCCTCGTCCGCTCCTGGTCGGTACCGCTGGACACCGCGTCCCCGGAACTGGCGCGGATGCCGGGCGGACCGCAAGCGGAAGCCGAGGCCCGCTCGGGCCCCGGAGCGGCAACGGCACAGGACATCGAGACCGACTCGGCCGATCCTGAGGCGCCGAAGACGCAGCCCGGTGACGAGCCCGCCAGGAACCGACCGGCGTCCGGAGCGGCCAAGGACCTACCGGCGTCCGGAGCGGTCCGGAACCAGCCGGTGCACGGAACGGCACAGAACCAGCCGGCGTCCGGGCCGGTCGAGAACCCACCGGGCGGTGGGGCCGTGGAAGCCACCGGTCCCGTCAAGCGCCCCGACACCCCCGCGGAGGGAGATTCATGA
- a CDS encoding VOC family protein has translation MDILGATLRVCVDDLETAVPFYERLAGGRALRFERDGVQVAAVGCFLLMSGPAQELDLLRKVSATIAVKDVAEAHRVLTDLGAHILVGPVPSPAGHTLLAMHPDGMVYEYVDRNP, from the coding sequence ATGGACATTCTGGGAGCCACGCTGCGCGTATGCGTCGACGACCTGGAGACTGCGGTCCCCTTCTACGAACGCCTTGCCGGCGGCAGAGCCCTCCGCTTCGAGCGCGACGGCGTTCAGGTGGCAGCCGTCGGCTGTTTCCTGCTGATGAGCGGGCCCGCGCAGGAGCTGGACCTGCTGCGCAAGGTCTCCGCGACGATCGCCGTCAAGGACGTCGCGGAGGCACACCGGGTGCTCACCGACCTCGGCGCGCACATCCTCGTGGGCCCGGTGCCGTCACCGGCGGGCCACACTCTGCTCGCGATGCATCCGGACGGGATGGTGTACGAGTACGTGGACCGAAACCCGTAG
- a CDS encoding phage holin family protein has translation MEGLDHLEHLDKHLVDELAQVARETVRDELREQTRKQRRRATLYAASGAVALYAGAALALAVGLALAIALPDWAAALITAAILGAVAYLLRGAARPTASRSAAHEAGFAAGQEERVTGDRSPATPPTALGKPIPPKPPLAPGEAGAAAGVPAAPTADGIDAEPPHHRA, from the coding sequence ATGGAAGGCTTGGATCATCTGGAGCATCTGGACAAACACCTGGTCGACGAGCTGGCGCAGGTGGCGCGCGAGACCGTGCGCGACGAGCTGCGCGAACAGACTCGCAAGCAGCGGCGGAGGGCCACGCTGTACGCGGCGTCCGGAGCCGTCGCCCTGTACGCGGGCGCGGCCCTCGCACTCGCGGTCGGACTGGCCCTGGCCATCGCACTGCCGGACTGGGCCGCCGCGCTGATCACGGCGGCGATCCTGGGCGCCGTCGCCTACCTCCTGCGCGGCGCCGCCCGGCCCACGGCATCCCGGTCCGCCGCACACGAGGCCGGCTTCGCCGCCGGCCAGGAGGAGCGTGTCACCGGCGACCGGTCCCCCGCGACACCGCCCACCGCTCTCGGCAAGCCGATTCCGCCGAAGCCGCCGCTCGCACCAGGCGAGGCGGGCGCGGCGGCCGGCGTGCCCGCGGCACCGACCGCCGACGGCATCGACGCCGAGCCGCCGCACCACAGGGCGTGA
- a CDS encoding CocE/NonD family hydrolase — protein MEVSVSRRVSRSRVPLALALGAALTVPLAFTAPAAASGRYTVTALKFTVQAGGHTCTVDADLYRPTGVDKAHPAPAVLATNGFGGSKSDGSTDAVGKAFAERGYVSLVYSGLGFGASGCLISLDDPGVDGRAASGLIDFLGGKRAADDGTKADFVALDAAGDPRVGMIGGSYGGAIQLATAAVDHRVDALVPLITWNDLVYALDPNNASAAVPGAYKWQWGNGFYLIGESRPLTTPNLDPSRINSLTCLHFVAKACDTIRTLNSGSYRSAPTAALLSYARSVSPVSYLSRVKAPTLLIQGQADSLFNLNEATATYRTLRAQGTTARMIWQSWGHSGGITDPASGELNLNQGNLESSYVGKRILSWFDRYLRGQRETDTGPAFAYYRDWIADPGHTYATASRLPALSRTFYLSGDGKLVDNRNKVARGSRTYANLLTPTSHSESSLSQLAGLPDPGPYDTAGTYLGWTSAPLTRPTDVVGAPRATLRVVSPTAARAQNSGDAADRLVLFAKLYDIAPDGTKTLVHRLIAPVRVPDVTKNVTVTLPGIVHRYEKGHRLRFVIAASDDAYFGNRGIKPVTVVSAPRDTGVLELPVVGG, from the coding sequence GTGGAGGTCTCAGTGTCCCGACGCGTGTCCAGATCCCGAGTTCCCCTCGCCCTCGCCCTGGGCGCGGCGCTCACCGTCCCTCTCGCGTTCACCGCCCCCGCGGCCGCATCCGGCCGATACACCGTCACGGCACTGAAGTTCACGGTCCAGGCGGGCGGCCACACCTGCACGGTCGATGCCGACCTGTACCGGCCGACGGGCGTCGACAAGGCTCACCCGGCTCCGGCCGTGCTCGCCACGAACGGCTTCGGTGGCAGCAAGTCCGACGGCTCGACCGACGCGGTCGGCAAGGCCTTCGCCGAGCGCGGCTATGTCTCCCTGGTCTACTCCGGGCTCGGCTTCGGCGCGTCCGGCTGTCTGATCTCGCTGGACGACCCGGGCGTAGACGGCAGGGCCGCCTCGGGGCTGATCGACTTCCTGGGCGGCAAGCGTGCCGCCGACGACGGCACCAAGGCCGACTTCGTCGCCCTCGACGCCGCCGGCGACCCGCGGGTCGGCATGATCGGCGGCTCGTACGGAGGCGCCATCCAGCTGGCGACGGCCGCGGTCGACCACCGCGTCGACGCGCTCGTCCCGCTGATCACATGGAACGACCTGGTCTACGCGCTCGACCCGAACAACGCCTCCGCCGCCGTCCCCGGCGCCTACAAGTGGCAGTGGGGCAACGGTTTCTACCTCATCGGCGAGAGCCGGCCGCTGACGACGCCGAACCTCGACCCGTCCCGGATCAACTCCCTCACCTGTCTGCACTTCGTGGCCAAGGCCTGCGACACCATCCGCACCCTGAACTCCGGCAGCTATCGCTCCGCACCGACCGCCGCGCTGCTCTCCTACGCCCGCAGTGTCTCCCCGGTGTCCTACCTGAGCCGGGTCAAGGCGCCCACCCTGCTGATCCAGGGGCAGGCCGACAGCCTCTTCAACCTCAACGAGGCGACCGCGACGTACAGGACGCTCAGGGCCCAGGGCACGACCGCCAGGATGATCTGGCAGTCCTGGGGGCACAGCGGCGGCATCACCGATCCGGCCAGCGGTGAACTCAACCTCAACCAGGGCAACTTGGAGTCCAGTTACGTCGGCAAGCGGATCCTCTCCTGGTTCGACCGCTACCTCCGCGGGCAGAGGGAGACCGACACCGGACCGGCCTTCGCCTACTACCGTGACTGGATCGCCGACCCGGGCCATACCTACGCCACCGCCTCCCGGCTGCCCGCTCTCAGCCGGACGTTCTATCTCTCCGGCGACGGCAAGCTCGTCGACAACCGCAACAAGGTGGCGCGCGGCAGCCGTACGTACGCCAACCTGCTCACACCCACCAGCCATTCGGAGAGCTCGCTGTCCCAACTCGCCGGGCTGCCGGACCCGGGGCCGTACGACACCGCGGGCACCTACCTCGGCTGGACCAGCGCACCGCTCACCCGCCCCACCGACGTCGTCGGCGCGCCCAGGGCCACGCTCAGGGTCGTCTCACCGACGGCGGCGAGGGCCCAGAACTCCGGCGACGCCGCCGACCGGCTCGTCCTGTTCGCCAAGCTGTACGACATCGCGCCCGACGGCACCAAGACGCTGGTGCACCGGTTGATCGCGCCGGTCCGGGTGCCGGACGTGACCAAGAACGTCACGGTGACCCTGCCGGGCATCGTGCACCGCTACGAGAAGGGGCACCGGCTGCGGTTCGTGATCGCGGCGAGCGACGACGCGTACTTCGGCAACCGGGGCATCAAGCCGGTGACCGTGGTCAGCGCGCCCCGGGACACGGGTGTGCTGGAGCTGCCCGTGGTCGGCGGATGA
- a CDS encoding DUF6204 family protein: protein MSEQHTYRVIVRGTWDGLRDEARQRLLAEAAGHGLTSMRFTEEGSLSYEPTPLKHFSMRYVVVSDAVDGEEMAGAIAEDRAQETLGALGYGFRDLKSTVTDLDTMKINFKPASRR, encoded by the coding sequence ATGAGCGAGCAGCACACGTACCGGGTGATCGTCCGGGGCACGTGGGACGGGCTGAGGGACGAGGCCCGGCAGCGGCTGCTCGCCGAGGCGGCCGGCCACGGCCTGACGAGCATGCGGTTCACCGAGGAGGGCTCGCTGTCGTACGAGCCGACGCCGCTCAAGCACTTCTCGATGCGCTACGTGGTGGTGTCGGACGCGGTCGACGGTGAGGAGATGGCGGGCGCGATCGCCGAGGACCGCGCGCAGGAGACGCTCGGGGCCCTCGGCTACGGCTTCAGGGACCTGAAGTCCACCGTGACGGACCTCGACACCATGAAGATCAATTTCAAGCCCGCATCTCGGCGGTGA
- a CDS encoding LLM class F420-dependent oxidoreductase, producing the protein MPEYGYFLSCEEFGPADLVEQARMAEQAGFRSLWISDHYHPWNGSQGQSPFVWSVIGALSEAVSLPVETAVTCPTVRIHPAVVAQAAATSAVMTNGRFRLGVGTGEALNEHILGHVWPPAHVRMEMLEEAIQIMRRLFTGEEVSHYGTHYKVENARLYTVPDEPVQIDISGFGPAATKLAARVGDGYITMMPDAPMVEQFRKGGGGGKPVSGGTKVCYGTDRDEAVRTVHERWSNQFLPGEMGQVLPSPSHFEQLEPLITEVTVREKSVCGDDVDEHVSALTAFADAGFDRVYVNQIGPDQRGFFDFYRTKVLPQLQQN; encoded by the coding sequence ATGCCCGAGTACGGCTACTTCCTCTCCTGTGAGGAGTTCGGTCCCGCGGACCTCGTCGAGCAGGCGAGGATGGCCGAGCAGGCGGGATTCCGGTCGCTGTGGATCTCGGACCACTACCACCCGTGGAACGGCTCGCAGGGCCAGAGCCCGTTCGTGTGGTCGGTGATCGGCGCACTGTCGGAGGCGGTGTCGCTGCCGGTCGAGACGGCGGTGACCTGCCCGACCGTGCGGATCCACCCGGCAGTGGTGGCGCAGGCGGCGGCGACCTCGGCGGTGATGACGAACGGCCGCTTCCGGCTGGGGGTGGGCACCGGCGAGGCCCTGAACGAGCACATCCTCGGCCATGTCTGGCCGCCCGCGCACGTGCGGATGGAGATGCTGGAGGAGGCGATCCAGATCATGCGCCGGCTGTTCACCGGCGAGGAGGTCAGCCACTACGGCACCCACTACAAGGTGGAGAACGCCCGCCTCTACACGGTGCCCGACGAGCCCGTGCAGATCGACATCTCCGGCTTCGGCCCGGCGGCCACGAAGCTCGCGGCGCGCGTGGGCGACGGCTACATCACGATGATGCCGGACGCCCCGATGGTGGAGCAGTTCCGCAAGGGAGGCGGGGGCGGCAAGCCGGTGAGCGGTGGCACGAAGGTCTGCTACGGCACCGACCGCGACGAGGCCGTACGGACGGTGCACGAGCGGTGGTCCAACCAGTTCCTGCCGGGCGAGATGGGCCAGGTCCTGCCCTCGCCGAGCCACTTCGAGCAGTTGGAGCCGCTGATCACGGAGGTGACGGTGCGCGAGAAGTCGGTCTGCGGGGACGACGTCGACGAGCACGTCTCGGCCCTGACCGCCTTCGCCGACGCCGGCTTCGACCGGGTCTACGTCAACCAGATCGGCCCCGACCAGCGCGGCTTCTTCGACTTCTACCGTACGAAGGTGCTGCCGCAGCTCCAGCAGAACTGA
- a CDS encoding GNAT family N-acetyltransferase has protein sequence MPHTASRYLAEGPRVGIRHFTYEDGAEFTTRARESKDLHQPWLFPPDATNAYTAYASRLIEDPAKAGFLVCEKDGEQGDGAIAGFININNIVEGGFQCGALGYGAFAHAAGRGLMREGLNLVVGYAFGPMRLHRLEINAQPQNTASIALARSCGFRLEGFSPNMIFIDGAWRDHERWAVTAEMRA, from the coding sequence ATGCCGCACACCGCATCCCGCTACCTCGCCGAGGGCCCCCGCGTGGGCATACGTCACTTCACCTACGAGGACGGTGCCGAGTTCACCACCCGCGCACGCGAGAGCAAGGACCTGCATCAGCCGTGGCTGTTCCCGCCGGACGCCACCAACGCGTACACCGCGTACGCGAGCCGGCTGATCGAGGATCCGGCCAAGGCCGGGTTCCTGGTCTGCGAGAAGGACGGCGAGCAGGGCGACGGGGCCATCGCCGGGTTCATCAACATCAACAACATCGTCGAGGGCGGCTTCCAGTGCGGTGCGCTCGGCTACGGCGCCTTCGCGCACGCGGCTGGGCGCGGGCTGATGCGAGAGGGGCTGAACCTGGTGGTGGGGTACGCGTTCGGGCCGATGCGACTGCACCGGCTGGAGATCAACGCGCAGCCCCAGAACACCGCCTCGATCGCACTGGCCCGCTCCTGCGGCTTCCGCCTGGAGGGCTTCTCGCCGAACATGATCTTCATCGACGGGGCCTGGCGGGACCACGAGCGCTGGGCGGTCACCGCCGAGATGCGGGCTTGA
- a CDS encoding enolase C-terminal domain-like protein: MRLHRPVVSVYTVPTDAPEADGTLAWDSTTMVIAEVAAGDATGTGWTYGPAAVGDFLRGHLAPLVEGRDALDIPATHDVMCRSVRNAGRPGIAACAISALDIALWDLKARLLELPLARLLGVCRERVPVYGSGGFTTYHDTHLAAQLNGWVHGQHIPRVKIKIGEGWGREVSRDLARVHAARQVIGAEAELYVDANGAYTRKQAVRVGRTLAEHGVGWFEEPVSSDDLTGLRLVRDALVCDVTAGEYGYDLPYFARMIAAGAVDCLQIDATRCGGITEFLRAAALAHCHGLEVSTHCAPHVHAAAAASLPNIRHMEWFHDHVRIEDMFFDGALDPTGGTVRPLGGIGHGLALRTQEVEEYRVA, from the coding sequence ATGAGACTCCATCGTCCCGTCGTCTCCGTCTACACGGTGCCGACGGATGCCCCCGAGGCCGACGGCACGCTGGCCTGGGACTCCACGACCATGGTGATCGCCGAGGTGGCGGCGGGCGACGCGACCGGCACGGGCTGGACATACGGCCCGGCGGCGGTCGGCGACTTCCTCCGCGGCCATCTCGCCCCGCTGGTGGAGGGCCGCGACGCCCTCGACATCCCCGCCACGCACGACGTGATGTGCCGCTCCGTCCGCAACGCGGGCCGCCCCGGGATCGCTGCCTGTGCGATATCGGCACTCGACATCGCCCTGTGGGACCTCAAGGCCCGCCTCCTCGAACTCCCCCTGGCCCGGCTCCTCGGCGTCTGCCGCGAGCGGGTCCCGGTGTACGGCAGCGGCGGCTTCACGACGTATCACGACACCCACCTGGCTGCCCAGCTGAACGGCTGGGTGCACGGGCAGCACATCCCACGCGTCAAGATCAAGATCGGTGAGGGCTGGGGCCGGGAGGTCTCCCGGGATCTGGCCCGTGTCCACGCGGCACGCCAAGTGATCGGCGCCGAGGCCGAGTTGTATGTCGACGCGAACGGCGCCTACACCCGCAAACAGGCGGTACGGGTCGGCCGGACCCTCGCCGAGCACGGCGTGGGCTGGTTCGAGGAACCGGTGTCCTCGGACGATCTGACGGGCCTGCGGCTGGTCCGCGACGCCCTGGTGTGCGACGTGACGGCGGGTGAGTACGGCTACGACCTGCCGTACTTCGCCCGCATGATCGCAGCGGGCGCCGTCGACTGCCTGCAGATCGACGCGACCCGCTGCGGCGGCATCACGGAGTTCCTGCGCGCCGCGGCGCTGGCTCACTGCCACGGCCTGGAGGTCTCCACGCACTGCGCGCCGCACGTCCACGCCGCGGCGGCCGCCTCGCTGCCCAACATCCGGCACATGGAGTGGTTCCACGACCATGTGCGCATCGAGGACATGTTCTTCGACGGTGCACTGGATCCGACGGGCGGCACGGTACGGCCGCTGGGCGGGATCGGACACGGGCTTGCGCTGCGGACGCAGGAGGTGGAGGAGTACCGGGTCGCCTGA
- a CDS encoding SDR family oxidoreductase — protein MRWGGSEPRLGRTVVVTGASGGVGRATALAFAARGDRVALLARGREGLAAAADDVQRAGGEALVVSVDMADAKAVDDAAQQVADTFGHIDVWVNNAFAGVFAPFTEITGDEFRRVTEVTYLGCVSGTRAALRHMLPRDRGTIVQVGSALAYRGIPLQSAYCGAKHAIQGFNESLRCELLHTGSGVRTTMVQLPAVNTPQFDWVLSRMPGRARPVAPVFQPEVAARAIVHAAAHGRRREYWVGGSTAATLIANAVAPGVLDRYLARTGFDSQQDEGEHDETGNLWSPADGPHGRDFGAHGRFDDEAVDDSPQDWVSRNRGRFGTALTVGAGLLVAGKAAGRLSRRARG, from the coding sequence ATGCGTTGGGGCGGATCCGAGCCGCGGCTTGGCAGGACCGTTGTGGTGACCGGGGCCAGTGGCGGTGTGGGACGGGCCACGGCCCTGGCCTTCGCCGCCCGGGGCGACCGGGTCGCCCTGCTGGCCCGGGGACGCGAGGGCCTCGCCGCGGCCGCTGACGACGTGCAGCGCGCCGGGGGCGAGGCCCTCGTCGTCAGCGTGGACATGGCCGACGCCAAGGCGGTCGACGACGCGGCCCAGCAGGTCGCCGACACGTTCGGGCACATCGACGTGTGGGTCAACAACGCCTTCGCCGGGGTCTTCGCGCCGTTCACCGAGATCACCGGGGACGAGTTCCGCCGGGTCACCGAAGTGACGTACCTGGGCTGTGTGTCCGGCACCCGGGCCGCGCTGCGCCACATGCTGCCGCGCGACCGGGGCACGATCGTGCAGGTCGGTTCCGCGCTCGCCTACCGGGGGATCCCTCTGCAGTCGGCGTACTGCGGGGCCAAACACGCGATCCAGGGGTTCAACGAGTCGCTGCGGTGCGAACTGCTGCACACGGGCAGCGGTGTCCGTACGACGATGGTGCAGCTCCCCGCGGTCAACACCCCGCAGTTCGACTGGGTGTTGAGCCGGATGCCGGGCAGGGCACGGCCGGTGGCGCCGGTGTTCCAGCCAGAGGTCGCGGCACGGGCGATCGTGCACGCGGCTGCCCACGGGCGGCGGCGCGAGTACTGGGTCGGAGGATCGACGGCGGCCACCCTCATCGCCAACGCCGTGGCTCCCGGGGTACTCGACCGCTATCTCGCCCGCACCGGCTTCGACTCCCAGCAGGACGAGGGCGAGCACGACGAGACCGGCAACCTGTGGAGCCCGGCGGACGGACCGCACGGACGGGACTTCGGGGCGCACGGGCGGTTCGACGACGAGGCGGTCGACGACAGCCCGCAGGACTGGGTCTCCAGGAACCGAGGCCGGTTCGGGACAGCCCTCACCGTCGGCGCGGGCCTCCTGGTGGCAGGGAAAGCGGCGGGCCGACTGAGCCGCAGGGCTCGCGGGTAG